The following is a genomic window from Candidatus Obscuribacter sp..
GGTGCGATGCTGTCAAACAAAAGTCTGGAGGCACAGTATAGATAGCTTCAAGAGTGAGGATATCGTCTTGTGTAATGACCGGCATAGCCGGCAGATGTCCGTAGCGATCGAGCTTTAGTGGCTCGGGATTGTCACGCATCACATCAACCGGATGATGGCTGTGTCCCAATATGCCAAAGGCATGGCCGAGTTCGTGGGCAACACACTGACGCAAATTGTACTCAAACACCTCACGATTTTTAGCCGAATTATCATTGTTGCGTTGTGCTTGCTGGCTATCTACGACCTTAACCACAATCACTACTTTGCCATTATCATCAGGTTGTACATGGGGAAAGGTACGCCCGCTGACTTGAGGACCCAGGTCTTCGTTTGTCCAAAAAACCACAATATCAGCCAATGTCGGATCGTCAACAAATTGATATTCGATAAAACCAGATTGTCTGGCAGGCTCCCAGGCCTGTGCGCCCTGATAAGCAAGACTGAGCCAACTGTTCTGGTAGCCAGGCACTGTACTCAGTCCTCGATAAAACCTGGGATCACAAAGATAAGGACAAAGACCGTGATCTGATATCCGCCCTACGTCAGGAGCACATCCTGGCGGTAAGCTCAGCCCCCTGGTGATACAAATTTTTAGAGGAAAGTCAGTCTTTGACCAGCGCACAAAATGTCCATAATTTTGATCGAGGGCAAAGTAGGGGACAGCCCCGCCATAAGCCTGGCCATAACCGGTAAAGCAATTTAGAGCATTGACACTAAAAGGATTATTAGGCACCGAGAGCGCCACCACCCTGGCCAGCGCCAGTCGACTGAGGTCATAGTCCTGCGCGTAAAAGCTGACAGTCCCTGATAATAGCTAACACCGATGTCTTCTGGATTGTGTCTCAAACAATCGGTAAAAGTCTGTGCCGCTTCTTTAAATTGTTTGGCAATAAATTGTTTTTTGCCCTGCGCAATGAGCTGCTCAAATGAATTGGCACCGACCGCGCGAGTGCCCGAAAATGCTTGGCGGAGATTGCGTACCGCACGTTTTTGTCCGGCGCTGGGATGAAAATGCGGGGTGTTGGCACTGGCCTGGTGCAGCGTAAAACCAGGCATCAATGCTGCTAAAGCTAGCGCCAGACAAACTCCAAAAGCGCAGCCGGAGTCGACAAAACGCGCCACTCCGGCCTTTGCTTTTAGACTAACAACAGGTTTATTAGTCAACCAGGTGAGACTCGATAAACCAGAGACGCTTATCGTTGTTGCGCGAAATCTCAGTATAGAGATCGGCACTATCGGCATCGCCGTACTGACTGCAGAGATCAATAGCAGTGCGTACGTGCTTGCCATATAGAGCGAGACGCTCAGCCAGGGCGAGCAGGTGTCCATGTCCGCCTGGTGCATGTTCAGGGTATTCTGGCAAATGTGTCTTATCTGCAGACATACGCACTGTACCGCGAGCATAGCCAC
Proteins encoded in this region:
- the dps gene encoding DNA starvation/stationary phase protection protein Dps codes for the protein MANVKEAHTLHKSRIDLTESVRTKVCELLNDSLAMNFDLYSQIKQAHWNVKGKDFYQLHLLFDEIAAEYYEYNDMIAERVTALGGYARGTVRMSADKTHLPEYPEHAPGGHGHLLALAERLALYGKHVRTAIDLCSQYGDADSADLYTEISRNNDKRLWFIESHLVD